The Deltaproteobacteria bacterium genome includes a region encoding these proteins:
- a CDS encoding ATP-binding cassette domain-containing protein, translating to MFALRGVVKVFGTQVALDVDLELARGRTTVLLGPSGCGKSTLLRLCMGLATPDRGEVRFDGTPLDASARRRIGYVIQEGGLFPHLTAAENVALPHRAATPPHPRSADAARIDELARLVQLERSLLARYPLELSGGQRQRVSLMRALVLDPEALLLDEPFGALDPIIRAELQHDLGRIARTLHKTVVMVTHDLGDAAALADEVILLRSGRVVQRGTLAALVHQPVDPFVTRFIDAQRAPFRALDA from the coding sequence ATGTTCGCGCTGCGCGGTGTGGTCAAGGTGTTCGGCACCCAGGTCGCCCTCGACGTCGACCTGGAGCTGGCGCGCGGGCGGACCACGGTGCTCCTGGGGCCGTCGGGCTGCGGCAAGTCGACGCTCCTGCGCTTGTGCATGGGGCTCGCGACGCCCGACCGCGGCGAGGTGCGCTTCGATGGCACGCCGCTCGACGCGAGCGCGCGGCGCCGCATCGGGTACGTCATCCAGGAGGGCGGCCTGTTCCCCCATCTGACGGCGGCGGAGAACGTCGCCCTGCCACACCGCGCCGCGACGCCGCCGCACCCGCGAAGCGCCGACGCCGCACGGATCGACGAGCTGGCCCGGCTGGTGCAACTGGAGCGGTCGCTCCTGGCTCGCTATCCGCTCGAGCTCTCGGGCGGCCAGCGCCAGCGCGTGAGCCTGATGCGCGCGCTGGTGCTCGATCCCGAGGCGCTGCTCCTCGACGAGCCGTTCGGCGCGCTCGACCCGATCATCCGCGCCGAGCTGCAACACGATCTCGGCCGCATCGCGCGCACGCTCCACAAGACCGTGGTCATGGTCACCCACGATCTCGGCGACGCCGCCGCGCTCGCCGACGAGGTCATTCTCCTGCGCAGCGGACGCGTGGTGCAGCGCGGGACGCTCGCCGCGCTGGTGCACCAGCCGGTGGATCCCTTCGTCACGCGGTTCATCGACGCTCAGCGCGCGCCGTTCCGGGCGCTCGACGCATGA
- the rdgC gene encoding recombination-associated protein RdgC: MPILRGAVTFTRFHVEHAGDPPKDVRGWLTRALRSRAFEPLDRAGEEDRAAGFVELENQESTEFAVGNLFQGERALFAFRVEQLKIPARTLKADLEKWVRAFEAENGHPPKRHEKSEAREGLRKKLRNRVEPSVKVTDVSWNLETKQLQLWATSKKLVEEIQQLLEDRLNLRLVPRSVAGLAREAKVDVESLAPTSALFGAEVGDGEV, from the coding sequence ATGCCCATCCTTCGCGGCGCCGTCACCTTCACCCGATTCCACGTCGAACACGCCGGCGATCCGCCCAAGGACGTCCGCGGCTGGCTCACCCGCGCGCTGCGCTCCCGCGCCTTCGAGCCGCTCGATCGCGCCGGCGAAGAGGACCGCGCGGCGGGCTTCGTGGAGCTGGAGAACCAGGAGTCCACCGAGTTCGCCGTGGGCAACCTCTTCCAGGGCGAGCGCGCACTCTTCGCCTTCCGCGTGGAGCAGCTGAAGATCCCCGCGCGGACGCTGAAGGCCGATCTGGAGAAGTGGGTGCGCGCCTTCGAGGCCGAGAACGGCCACCCGCCGAAGCGCCACGAGAAGAGCGAGGCGCGCGAGGGCCTGCGCAAGAAGCTGCGCAACCGCGTTGAGCCCAGCGTGAAGGTCACCGACGTGAGCTGGAACCTGGAGACCAAGCAGCTCCAGCTCTGGGCCACGTCGAAGAAGCTCGTCGAGGAGATCCAGCAGCTCCTCGAGGACCGGTTGAATCTGAGATTGGTGCCGCGCTCCGTGGCCGGTCTGGCGCGCGAGGCGAAGGTGGATGTGGAGAGCCTCGCGCCCACCAGCGCGCTCTTCGGTGCGGAGGTCGGCGATGGCGAAGTTTAG